One part of the Phaeodactylum tricornutum CCAP 1055/1 chromosome 17, whole genome shotgun sequence genome encodes these proteins:
- a CDS encoding predicted protein has protein sequence MTEVRAESLGGSGLFATQDYQIGDQILQENTPLIHLAPTTKELESAIVGALVEQTIETNPAGTTDDDKRSLWRAIQVPASIKEAHYGKFKGMVQAALCFAASEVSVDSKQRFLKLYCPPLTTTEKSPSANSEAEADIIEVSKQALQYVKENIRIDSNLAQNGAMDDGTLQKVMLLWSGNSFEGGRVYDSISRINHSCDPNAVVQLGLGTEQDRQSIVACAPIANGDEITISYLGLLLYADRPTRQASLLGTKHFTCACDRCKTSLPDNASAIPCPICHPRRTGQRQLDEDVQYDDEQSVHYAMIRQTPDHNAAQKRMECEHCHAKIFPSDSNHAVLWKIATAVTDKTVTFLRDHAAMEKNKLNDDGDDEEAEQVREELLEQQLQICSSVLGAQHWTTNILLLLLLDQKLQALHGGLLSDNQGEADLGSIAEAMDMLERLFRYVNRLGLRLHRGHLLADVTMGAARALVSLGDTGSQKYAAEWMAKVDDYVQSFEPEDVQKVAHALKAAWTRADLNPSPRKRAKGDVKR, from the coding sequence ATGACGGAGGTACGCGCTGAATCGTTGGGGGGATCTGGACTTTTTGCTACTCAGGACTATCAGATTGGGGATCAAATTCTCCAGGAAAATACTCCTTTGATTCATCTAGCACCAACTACAAAGGAATTGGAAAGCGCCATCGTTGGAGCCCTCGTGGAACAAACGATTGAGACGAACCCAGCAGGGaccacggacgacgacaaacgCAGTTTATGGAGGGCCATTCAGGTTCCTGCTTCCATCAAGGAGGCACATTACGGAAAGTTTAAGGGCATGGTACAAGCAGCGCTTTGTTTTGCCGCTTCGGAAGTGTCCGTTGATTCCAAACAGCGCTTTCTCAAGTTGTATTGTCCACCGCTCACGACTACGGAAAAATCACCTTCCGCCAACAGCGAAGCGGAAGCGGACATCATAGAAGTGTCAAAGCAAGCATTGCAATACGTAAAGGAAAACATTCGGATCGATTCCAATCTGGCGCAAAATGGGGCGATGGATGATGGCACTCTACAAAAGGTCATGCTTTTGTGGTCGGGGAACAGTTTTGAAGGTGGCCGCGTTTACGACAGCATAAGTCGGATCAACCACTCGTGCGACCCCAACGCAGTCGTTCAGCTTGGGCTTGGAACGGAACAAGACCGCCAAAGCATTGTGGCTTGTGCGCCCATTGCGAACGGCGACGAAATCACGATATCCTATTTAGGGCTTTTGCTCTATGCGGACCGACCGACGCGCCAGGCGTCGTTGTTAGGCACCAAGCACTTTACGTGTGCGTGTGATCGCTGTAAAACGAGCCTGCCGGACAACGCGAGTGCTATCCCTTGCCCCATTTGTCACCCAAGAAGAACGGGACAGCGCCAACTAGACGAAGATGTTCAGTACGATGACGAACAGAGCGTCCACTACGCAATGATCCGTCAAACTCCCGACCATAACGCGGCCCAGAAAAGGATGGAATGCGAGCATTGCCACGCGAAAATATTTCCTAGCGACTCTAATCATGCCGTCTTGTGGAAAATAGCAACCGCTGTGACGGACAAAACGGTTACTTTTCTGCGAGACCACGCCGCGATGGAAAAGAATAAACTCAACGatgatggcgacgatgaGGAGGCCGAGCAAGTACGAGAGGAGTTACTGGAGCAGCAACTTCAGATATGCAGCAGCGTTTTGGGTGCCCAACACTGGACGACGAATATACTGTTACTACTACTGTTGGATCAAAAGTTACAAGCGCTGCACGGCGGTTTGCTAAGTGACAACCAAGGGGAGGCCGATCTGGGATCGATTGCGGAAGCCATGGACATGCTGGAACGGTTGTTTCGGTACGTGAATCGGTTGGGCCTACGCTTACACCGGGGACACCTACTTGCGGATGTCACTATGGGAGCAGCACGAGCCTTGGTGAGTCTAGGCGACACCGGGAGTCAAAAGTATGCTGCCGAATGGATGGCCAAAGTCGACGACTACGTTCAATCATTCGAACCCGAGGATGTGCAAAAGGTGGCGCACGCCCTGAAAGCAGCTTGGACGCGGGCCGATCTAAATCCTTCTCCCAGGAAACGAGCAAAGGGCGACGTGAAAAGATGA
- a CDS encoding predicted protein — translation MWIRTAKKVNKRHLAGVVAGILLVNTVDASSNEAGQAPSSSWWSWNKEKPGETASQTDINERQARKDKYPQILRTPRSVVDHSLSGVSPLSPVRILRPNPHLEIAFDVRNRNPVYVLERMVVTEEKNNKTPKKRHNFYEEMSLPESFRARNQHYHQSGYDRGHMAPAADFGYQDVDGDPVAADTYTLCNIAPQQSDFNRGIWANLEAWTRRVARDASQRRDRTTYVVTGPLWLPRQQVAPQKFLYSYPALGTPPSLVAVPTHFFKVVVVVAADAPGGHHHIHSFACFVLANDEQSNQRTLADALVRWTDLEAVTGLELFPQWVSPDWKKA, via the coding sequence ATGTGGATACGTACCGCCAAGAAAGTCAATAAGCGACATCTGGCGGGTGTCGTTGCGGGGATATTGTTAGTGAATACGGTAGATGCTTCATCCAACGAAGCCGGCCAAGCGCCGAGTTCTTCCTGGTGGTCCTGGAACAAGGAGAAGCCCGGAGAGACGGCAAGCCAAACCGATATCAATGAAAGACAAGCGCGGAAAGATAAATATCCACAAATACTACGGACGCCGCGATCTGTCGTTGATCACAGCTTGTCGGGTGTTTCGCCGCTAAGTCCCGTCCGAATCCTTCGCCCCAATCCTCATTTGGAAATTGCCTTTGACGTTCGCAATCGCAATCCCGTGTACGTACTCGAACGGATGGTGGTGACGGAGGAGAAGAATAACAAAACTCCCAAAAAACGACACAATTTCTACGAAGAAATGTCTCTGCCGGAATCCTTTCGTGCTCGCAATCAGCACTACCATCAATCCGGCTATGATCGAGGCCATATGGCACCGGCGGCAGACTTTGGGTACCAGGATGTTGACGGTGATCCGGTAGCGGCGGATACCTACACGCTGTGTAACATTGCGCCGCAGCAATCCGATTTCAACCGCGGCATCTGGGCCAACCTCGAGGCGTGGACGCGGCGTGTCGCGCGGGACGCCTCGCAAAGGCGAGACCGGACAACGTACGTAGTTACCGGGCCGTTGTGGCTACCCCGTCAGCAAGTGGCGCCGCAAAAGTTTTTGTACAGTTATCCGGCATTGGGGACGCCACCAAGTCTCGTCGCGGTCCCAACGCATTTTTTTAAagtcgtggtggtggtggctgCCGATGCACCGGGTGGTCACCATCACATTCACAGTTTTGCGTGCTTTGTGTTGGCCAACGACGAACAGTCGAATCAAAGGACACTCGCGGACGCATTGGTACGATGGACGGATCTGGAAGCCGTGACGGGCTTGGAATTGTTTCCCCAATGGGTTTCACCCGACTGGAAAAAGGCT
- a CDS encoding predicted protein — MKILRQVVLISLVLPSISATLGPHPKLIRAEGDKTITGQYIIELDPTIPDSRSFATKVLKRAFQNNLIETYDYAFKGFSVKDIPDTLLNLMLNMKDVLSISEDTVVEANAIQRNPTWGLDITDGQDDNRYNYTYTGRGVDVYILDTGIYANHPELEGRVKSCVSYTGEACGSDLYGHGTHVAGIVGSKTYGVAKKVSLHDVKVLDQYGGGTWSGVIAGVDYVAKIKKRNPRRKIIINMSLGGFRNRPMNKAVRAAARAKVVVVVSAGNYDDNACNYSPSSASGALVVGSFDEFNYRSWFSNWGSCVDIFAPGSDVLSLDSNGGTVTYSGTSMASPHVAGVAALYLQAGRKIRSVVTDAMRKQLFDVKGSTNRRLSTYRLH; from the exons ATGAAGATTCTTCGCCAAGTTGTTCTAATTTCTCTGGTGCTGCCTTCAATTTCGGCCACTTTAGGCCCGCATCCCAAGCTCATACGCGCTGAGGGAGACAAGACGATTACAGGACAGTACATCATTGAACTGGATCCGACAATCCCAGACTCAAGGAGCTTTGCCACGAAAGTCCTCAAACgtgctttccaaaacaatcTCATTGAAACCTATGACTACGCCTTCAAAGGCTTTTCCGTCAAGGACATCCCTGATACGTTGCTGAACTTGATGCTAAACATGAAAGACGTTCTTTCGATATCGGAGGACACTGTCGTGGAGGCGAATGCTATACAGAGAAATCCCACCTGGGGTCTCGACATCACCGACGGACAAGACGACAATCGCTACAACTACACGTACACGGGGCGGGGCGTTGATGTCTACATTCTTGACACAGGAATTTATGCAAATCATCCTGAACTCGAAGGTCGCGTGAAGAGTTGTGTTTCCTATACTGGAGAAG CTTGTGGGTCTGATCTGTACGGGCACGGTACCCACGTAGCCGGAATTGTCGGCTCGAAAACCTATGGCGTGGCCAAAAAAGTCTCCCTGCACGATGTCAAGGTGCTCGATCAATATGGCGGTGGGACCTGGAGTGGTGTTATTGCCGGCGTTGATTATGTGGCCAAGATCAAGAAAAGAAACCCCAGACGCAAAATTATTATCAACATGAGTCTTGGCGGATTCCGCAACAGACCTATGAACAAGGCAGTAAGGGCCGCCGCGAGGGCCAAGGTGGTCGTGGTAGTCTCTGCAGGAAACTACGACGACAATGCCTGCAACTACTCTCCTTCGTCAGCATCCGGTGCTTTGGTAGTTGGTTCATTTGACGAATTTAACTACCGTTCCTGGTTCTCGAACTGGGGAAGCTGTGTGGATATATTTGCACCAGGTAGTGACGTCCTTTCGCTGGATTCAAACGGTGGAACAGTTACTTATTCGGGGACGTCCATGGCATCACCGCACGTGGCCGGTGTCGCCGCGTTGTACTTGCAAGCGGGTCGAAAAATCAGAAGCGTTGTCACCGATGCCATGAGGAAGCAATTGTTCGATGTTAAAGGTTCTACAAACCGACGCTTGAGCACTTATCGATTGCATTAG
- a CDS encoding predicted protein, with the protein MSASRFVVAVLVLGVVRLSSGWILTQNHPHLRFFRTTTTPTRSDFRHGLTLQQAVRGVAAAGVEPDEWEALRPRLAAVCRDCIDQDLESDGILFLPSLTGDPESQFAGIAGRVLLLSIDSWVAEDGVVLLFDAATAAIDELLQDETVRTTEGHAQPILLYIQPENVTSVVQSDSMQMENLLQTLISNDIDQYGLADIVGGDVGFGLPLTTVVPTDQFEVDGATVRDPLQRTEFWDTSSVLVFDGLVTRDLRQRLLELILDETNSDEKWDDVANGPNPSRWVRGGLMDIPAGQGSTDEAEESDSLGGYGLTDEAIDELCFEDHEAIEEFESIVSALFPHMRIARLPEAVLGSSVSPLTANAPIHGHSFKYHIDADPNLVPQSPWADVYGRYPNRTPGKPRFISCLVYLNDEWDYDAWGAPTRFLDYATESACDIQPKPGRIVFMDQDVTHTVVAPMSAAGLRPRYSLVWKLILHPTRYNQDMTDLAGPGRNWPAPTLIGSAKR; encoded by the coding sequence ATGTCCGCGTCACGCTTCGTGGTGGCGGTGCTTGTGCTAGGCGTCGTACGCCTGAGCTCCGGGTGGATTCTAACCCAAAATCATCCACATCTACGGTTCTTCCGTACAACAACGACACCAACGCGGTCCGATTTCCGTCATGGACTGACATTGCAACAAGCAGTCCGGGGTGTGGCTGCCGCTGGAGTCGAGCCGGACGAATGGGAGGCGTTGCGTCCTCGTTTGGCGGCCGTATGCCGGGACTGTATCGACCAAGACTTGGAAAGTGACGGGATCCTGTTCCTGCCCTCGTTGACCGGAGACCCCGAGTCGCAGTTTGCCGGAATTGCTGGTCgtgttttgctgctttccaTCGACAGTTGGGTAGCGGAAGACGGTGTCGTGCTTTTGTTTGATGCGGCGACGGCCGCTATTGATGAACTTTTGCAGGACGAAACCGTAAGGACAACCGAAGGACATGCGCAACCGATTTTATTGTATATCCAACCGGAGAACGTCACGTCCGTTGTGCAATCCGACTCGATGCAAATGGAAAATCTTCTGCAAACGCTTATTAGCAACGACATTGATCAGTACGGTCTGGCGGACATCGTGGGTGGGGACGTAGGCTTCGGTTTGCCACTTACTACTGTCGTACCAACCGACCAATTTGAGGTCGACGGGGCCACAGTTCGCGATCCCCTCCAACGAACGGAATTTTGGGATACCAGTTCCGTACTGGTTTTCGACGGCTTGGTGACCAGGGATTTACGTCAACGATTGCTGGAACTTATTTTGGATGAAACCAACTCCGACGAAAAGTGGGACGACGTTGCTAACGGACCGAATCCGAGTCGATGGGTGCGGGGTGGATTGATGGATATACCCGCAGGACAGGGCAGCACTGACGAGGCGGAAGAATCGGACAGTCTAGGAGGCTATGGCCTGACCGACGAGGCGATTGATGAGCTTTGTTTCGAGGACCACGAGGCGATCGAAGAGTTCGAAAGTATCGTGTCGGCACTCTTTCCGCACATGAGGATAGCGCGATTGCCCGAGGCGGTCTTGGGTTCGTCGGTCTCGCCATTGACAGCCAACGCTCCCATTCACGGTCACTCGTTTAAATATCACATTGACGCCGATCCTAATTTGGTACCACAATCGCCATGGGCCGATGTCTATGGCCGTTACCCCAATCGAACACCAGGCAAGCCCCGATTTATCAGTTGCCTTGTCTATCTAAACGACGAGTGGGACTACGATGCCTGGGGCGCTCCGACAAGATTTTTGGACTACGCGACGGAAAGTGCTTGTGATATCCAGCCCAAACCGGGTCGCATAGTGTTCATGGATCAGGACGTCACCCACACGGTAGTCGCCCCAATGAGCGCCGCTGGCCTACGACCCCGGTATTCCCTAGTTTGGAAACTCATACTGCACCCCACGCGATATAATCAAGACATGACTGACCTTGCTGGGCCCGGACGCAATTGGCCCGCACCAACTTTAATTGGTAGTGCAAAGCGATAA
- a CDS encoding predicted protein — MVRWQSNANRHDKPANGSDDTARNEEEDDTLHDNSATVDKQQDEDESDSTLVPERRARKQERHRLARAEALKRRQASAAMDLPSQPLVRTLGGGTALIFAMARRMWHEDAAAGGTLSNAATTQPARSAAASSSSSPLMNNQGYAGSIWRNVRKRNKPALWRYALRTYDRMAVVDESMSSTGADSSFRVERTNVHHEGALLACAKLGLWQRALDIYREVERVECAALHKQQSSSTSSTSGTGSRTATDPSSASRSATQKLPVHVTDAMIGSVVRACVRASRHRTPAGVSLDNDTGVQISVRRVPLDAAQEVVLAMEAAHGLPLVARHLNPLAAAYTNLGLYAEAADLLESHLTERVTGPEAENGPNVLNVKDIGAKDKSSYALLVQAAVTQGDWSEAVDALRDMTEAGLYPNVRHLNVWTEVSERKSKHRDTRSWKKKRDQAWVSSIRQ; from the coding sequence CCACGACAATTCCGCCACCGTCGACAAACAgcaggacgaagacgagtcCGACTCGACACTTGTTCCGGAACGCCGCGCCCGCAAACAGGAACGGCATCGCCTCGCCCGTGCCGAAGCACTCAAACGACGACAAGCGAGTGCTGCCATGGATTTACCGTCCCAGCCACTCGTGCGGACTCTGGGTGGTGGTACCGCCCTGATCTTTGCCATGGCCCGACGAATGTGGCACGAAGACGCCGCTGCCGGGGGGACGCTGTCGAACGCTGCGACCACACAACCCGCCCGTTCCGCGGCggcctcgtcgtcgtcgtcgccactcATGAACAATCAAGGATACGCCGGATCCATTTGGCGGAACGTGCGGAAACGCAACAAACCGGCACTCTGGCGGTATGCACTGCGGACCTATGACCGCAtggcggtggtggacgagTCGATGAGTAGTACTGGAGCGGACTCGTCATTCCGGGTCGAACGCACAAACGTTCATCACGAAGGAGCGCTCCTCGCCTGCGCCAAACTGGGGTTGTGGCAACGGGCGTTGGACATTTATCGCGAGGTGGAGCGAGTGGAATGCGCCGCGCTGCACAAACAGCAGTCTTCCTCAACCTCCAGTACTAGTGGCACCGGTAGCCGCACTGCTACTGACCCCTCATCCGCCAGCCGCTCGGCGACGCAAAAACTGCCAGTACACGTGACGGACGCCATGATTGGATCGGTCGTTCGTGCTTGTGTCCGGGCCAGCCGCCACCGTACCCCAGCCGGCGTGTCTCTGGACAATGACACGGGCGTCCAAATAAGTGTTCGCCGAGTCCCCCTCGACGCGGCGCAGGAAGTAGTGCtcgccatggaagccgcGCACGGACTACCCCTCGTCGCCCGACACTTGAATCCACTCGCCGCGGCCTACACCAATCTCGGCTTGTACGCGGAGGCGGCAGACTTGCTGGAGTCGCACTTGACCGAGCGTGTCACCGGACCCGAAGCCGAAAACGGTCCGAACGTATTGAACGTGAAAGATATTGGGGCCAAGGATAAGTCCAGCTACGCGTTGCTCGTCCAAGCGGCCGTGACGCAGGGTGATTGGTCCGAGGCCGTCGACGCGCTGCGGGACATGACCGAAGCTGGGCTGTATCCTAACGTGCGCCATTTAAATGTCTGGACGGAAGTGTCGGAACGAAAGAGCAAGCACCGGGATACGCGGTCCTGGAAGAAAAAACGTGACCAAGCATGGGTGTCGTCTATTCGACAATAG
- a CDS encoding predicted protein translates to IVLVALARPHVKNAFNNDVYEDLIEILHWTSRDPSVAAVVLTGSGSYFSSGADLKGGTFEPEPRGRQTIHKPAGRFMMSVIAYPKILAAAVNGPAVGIATTTLMHCDLVYCSPTATFWAPFTRLALVPELCSSATFMATMGLSKANELLLMGKKIDALTAVQWNLCSQIV, encoded by the coding sequence ATTGTGCTGGTCGCCTTGGCGCGCCCTCATGTGAAAAACGCCTTCAACAACGATGTGTACGAAGATTTAATTGAAATTCTCCATTGGACATCCCGTGATCCTTCAGTTGCCGCCGTTGTTCTCACCGGCTCTGGATCGTACTTTAGCAGCGGTGCGGATCTCAAAGGCGGTACCTTCGAGCCCGAACCGCGGGGACGCCAAACAATCCACAAACCCGCCGGACGCTTCATGATGAGCGTGATTGCTTATCCCAAGATACTGGCCGCAGCCGTCAATGGTCCGGCGGTAGGGATTGCAACCACAACCTTGATGCATTGTGATTTGGTATATTGTTCGCCAACGGCAACGTTCTGGGCTCCCTTTACCCGGCTGGCGCTCGTACCAGAGCTCTGCTCTTCAGCGACCTTTATGGCCACCATGGgtctttccaaagccaaCGAACTTTTATTGATGGGAAAGAAAATTGACGCCCTAACTGCAGTCCAATGGAACCTGTGCTCCCAAATCGTG
- a CDS encoding predicted protein, with amino-acid sequence MNPSGMRAAVQRPLDAPETHHPGRSRNSNSSNRPLDSASTNSYRSTHSSRSSVLERAREYNRRVEQQNHRSKSLERTTTSTSEAGSLASRTYPSSAAGSRSQSASRATPHARLGTRERAMASVRKERNHATTTTAAAASHTPPGMATSRHAVGRSTSYTQPSTPVSAYSRPDTETATPQSNASRRMWTETPSSKATQSLSATKMSPTRSLKSARSSHKGEAVVSPELLVDALSGHEDGLLAIAERLMEHYDGGYDVMGEAIIDAFADVQKLFQHVVEAAHMEGAAFEASRCETEMAELRRQAAAGELSNGAHDDLSPRNPTAQDANTPGAPTRHDEFIDQDVKDILTEAIRQGAAFRDQNAYTDCLELYEQACQEASAMLPVDSDHRGRLQLSIARTESMSAERACAILRYAMDDVLRSGLRVGRTPLPDPSKRADVVLSKPLSHLGVTGGLNGQAGVVQSSVEALASLTEEMKEIMGAPVYADTPLQAVAHRFWIELNEAQKSAQKNEARLEQNLGKLKGDFLLAKAEWEEKLSQSNETADSYKQKYERMKEQHKHEQYMDQARSFPSRVHDDDANDTPTMYGSVRSAASGKAGSVASGVSGLAQHAKSIVNSMNSMNCAAMSDDRASPQMNMDELEIHSASRGRSSSQRFSNRSSPHLQPPHSAPRNKLSKSFREYSKSPQRMDV; translated from the exons ATGAACCCATCCGGAATGCGTGCCGCAGTCCAGCGTCCCCTGGACGCTCCGGAAACGCATCACCCCGGACGTTCCCGGAACAGCAACAGTTCGAACCGACCGTTGGACAGCGCTTCGACCAATTCGTACCGTTCCACGCATTCCAGTCGATCGTCCGTGCTGGAACGCGCCCGTGAGTACAACCGACGAGTCGAACAACAGAATCACCGGAGCAAGAGTCTGGAACGAACCACCACGAGTACTTCCGAAGCCGGCAGTCTGGCGTCCCGGACGTATCCCTCCAGTGCCGCGGGGAGTCGTTCCCAATCGGCGTCGCGCGCGACACCGCACGCACGCCTCGGCACCCGCGAACGAGCCATGGCCAGTGTCCGCAAGGAACGGAACCacgcgacgacgaccacTGCGGCAGCTGCCAGTCATACTCCACCCGGAATGGCGACCTCCCGACATGCGGTGGGTCGGAGTACGTCCTACACACAACCCTCCACACCCGTCTCGGCGTACAGTCGACCCGATACCGAAACGGCAACCCCGCAATCGAATGCATCGCGTCGGATGTGGACCGAGACGCCGTCTTCGAAAGCTACCCAGAGTTTGTCCGCGACGAAAATGTCGCCCACCCGGTCTCTGAAATCGGCACGGTCCTCGCACAAGGGCGAAGCCGTCGTCTCGCCGGAACTGTTAGTCGACGCATTGAGCGGACACGAAGATGGCTTGTTGGCGATTGCGGAACGCTTGATGGAGCACTACGATGGAGGTTACGATGTCATGGGCGAAGCTATTATTGACGCCTTTGCCGATGTCCAGAAACTATTTCAACACGTCGTGGAAGCCGCACATATGGAAGGTGCCGCCTTTGAAGCCTCCCGCTGCGAAACAGAAATGGCGGAACTCCGCCGACAAGCCGCCGCGGGAGAATTGTCCAACGGTGCTCACGACGACTTGTCGCCCAGGAATCCGACCGCACAAGACGCCAACACACCCGGAGCTCCCACGAGACACGACGAATTCATTGATCAAGACGTCAAGGATATACTCACGGAGGCCATTCGCCAAGGCGCCGCTTTTCGCGACCAGAACGCCTACACGGATTGTCTCGAGCTGTACGAACAAGCGTGTCAGGAGGCATCCGCAATGTTGCCCGTCGATTCGGATCACCGTGGGCGCCTCCAATTGTCCATTGCACGCACCGAATCCATGAGTGCCGAACGCGCCTGTGCCATTCTACGCTACGCCATGGATGACGTTTTGCGCAGCGGGCTCCGCGTTGGTCGTACCCCCCTCCCGGACCCCTCCAAACGCGCCGACGTGGTATTGAGCAAACCCTTGTCTCACCTTGGTGTCACGGGAGGCCTCAACGGCCAAGCCGGAGTCGTTCAGAGCTCGGTCGAAGCCTTGGCCTCGCTCACGgaggaaatgaaggaaatTATGGGTGCGCCAGTGTACGCCGATACACCCCTGCAAGCCGTGGCACACCGGTTTTGGATCGAACTTAACGAAGCCCAAAAATCGGCCCAAAAGAATGAAGCCCGGTTGGAACAGAATTTGGGCAAACTAAAGGGTGATTTCCTGCTCGCCAAGGCG GAATGGGAGGAGAAGTTGAGCCAATCGAACGAAACGGCGGACTCATACAAGCAGAAATACGAACGAATGAAAGAACAGCACAAACATGAGCAATACATGGACCAGGCTAGATCCTTTCCCTCACGAgttcacgacgacgacgccaacgacaCACCCACCATGTACGGATCGGTCAGATCAGCAGCATCCGGGAAAgctggttccgttgcatccGGCGTGAGCGGATTGGCTCAGCATGCGAAATCTATCGTCAATTCCATGAATAGTATGAATTGCGCTGCCATGAGTGATGACCGGGCGAGCCCGCAAATGAATATGGACGAATTGGAAATTCACTCCGCATCTCGTGGTCGGTCCTCGTCGCAGCGCTTCTCGAATCGGTCTTCTCCGCATTTACAACCGCCCCATTCCGCACCCCGGAACAAACTCTCAAAGTCCTTTCGGGAATACTCAAAATCCCCGCAACGAATGGACGTATAG